The proteins below come from a single Desulfitobacterium metallireducens DSM 15288 genomic window:
- a CDS encoding MFS transporter, with the protein MDVVKKIKESPNIRWFILANVALGTFMATLDSSIVSVALPTMSDEFKTNLGTLQWVVTAYLLTISSLLPVFGKLADILGRKRVYSTGFIFFTLGSALCGMSANLWMLVSMRVVQAIGASMLMANNQALLVSAFPLHERGRALGLNGTMVALGALSGPALGGVLVGLMGWRSVFYVNLPIGIIAFLVAQVILPHDLPKHEKIKFDSTGALLFAVGMICVLYAINNGQAQGWGSPLIIGGIVIGILLLSIFMRFERRITDPIIDFDLYKNKPFLIGNLSSFLSFTGQFANTILMPFYLQQILKYSTTQVGLLMTAFPLAMAIIAPLSGYLSDEIGPMILTTGGLITIASGLLYLTTTTAHSAFWMIFPGPLLMGIGAGMFNPPNTSSVMNAVPKNKLGIAGGLNALVRNVGMVVGTTLSVTLFENREASLLANIQHPSASQTVSAFMTSYHTVMLVGAIIILIATAVSINRVVPPHNGEQF; encoded by the coding sequence ATGGATGTAGTTAAAAAAATTAAGGAATCACCAAATATTCGTTGGTTTATTCTTGCCAATGTGGCTTTAGGGACGTTTATGGCTACTCTTGACAGCAGCATTGTCAGCGTGGCCTTGCCAACGATGTCCGATGAATTTAAGACGAATTTAGGTACATTACAATGGGTTGTAACGGCGTATTTATTGACGATTTCCAGTCTGCTCCCTGTCTTTGGCAAGTTGGCGGACATCTTGGGGCGAAAGCGGGTCTATTCAACGGGTTTTATCTTCTTTACTTTGGGTTCAGCCCTTTGCGGAATGTCCGCTAACTTATGGATGTTAGTGAGTATGCGTGTCGTTCAAGCCATAGGCGCATCCATGTTAATGGCCAATAATCAGGCTTTGCTCGTATCGGCATTTCCTCTTCATGAGCGTGGACGTGCTTTAGGTCTGAATGGAACAATGGTTGCACTCGGAGCTTTATCAGGACCAGCTCTCGGGGGTGTTTTAGTGGGATTGATGGGCTGGCGTTCCGTTTTTTATGTTAATTTACCCATTGGAATTATCGCCTTTTTGGTCGCTCAAGTCATCTTGCCACACGATCTTCCAAAACATGAGAAAATTAAATTCGACTCTACGGGTGCTCTCTTGTTTGCGGTTGGGATGATTTGTGTTCTGTATGCTATCAATAACGGGCAAGCTCAAGGTTGGGGCTCACCTTTAATTATTGGTGGTATAGTCATAGGTATCCTATTGCTGAGTATTTTTATGCGGTTTGAGCGCCGGATTACAGATCCGATTATTGATTTTGACCTCTACAAAAATAAGCCGTTTCTCATCGGAAATCTCTCGTCTTTCCTGTCTTTTACAGGTCAATTTGCCAATACCATCTTAATGCCGTTTTACCTACAACAAATTCTCAAATATTCGACGACCCAAGTCGGACTTTTGATGACGGCTTTTCCGTTAGCCATGGCGATTATTGCTCCCTTGAGCGGCTACCTCTCGGATGAGATCGGACCCATGATTTTAACAACGGGCGGTTTAATAACGATAGCCTCGGGACTTCTTTATTTAACAACCACCACAGCCCATTCTGCTTTTTGGATGATCTTTCCGGGTCCTCTTTTAATGGGTATTGGGGCAGGGATGTTTAACCCGCCGAACACAAGCAGTGTTATGAATGCTGTTCCCAAAAATAAATTGGGGATTGCAGGGGGCCTTAATGCCTTGGTTCGCAATGTCGGCATGGTCGTCGGTACAACTCTTTCGGTTACCCTCTTTGAAAATCGGGAAGCCTCCCTTTTAGCTAATATTCAACATCCTTCCGCGAGTCAGACAGTGAGTGCCTTCATGACATCCTATCATACGGTTATGCTTGTAGGGGCAATTATCATTTTGATTGCTACCGCAGTCTCTATAAATAGGGTAGTACCCCCACACAACGGAGAACAATTCTGA